GATTCCGGCAGCTCGGATCAAACCTCCGAAAAGGACGGGCCGTCGAAAAAGTCCGACGGCTGTTATCCGGCCGACCGCATAATCCGGCCAGGGCCGGGCGTGGTGTTGCAGGAGCGGGGAATCCGTGCTCCGCAGTCGGCGTCTTCCAGGGGCCGCGCCGGATTCTTCCGGCGATCCCTCAATGCGCGATGCCGCGGCTGTAGAGGAAAACCAAACCGGCGATGTAGAGCAGCATCAGCGCCAGCGCATCCATTTCGATGTAGAACACGCGCCGTTCCAGCCGCGCCAAATTCCCGATCAATCCCAGCCCCGTCATCAGCAGGCCGAGCATTCCCACCAGCAGGAAGGCCGGGTCGATCACTCCCAGGAACCGGCCTTGCAGATAGAACACGTCCGTCAGTCCGACGGCCATCATGTTGAACATGTTGCTGCCGAACAGGTTGCCGATCGCCATATCGTCCGAGCCGATCCTGACCGCGGCGACGGTCGTCACCAACTCCGGCAGCGAGGTGACAAGCGCCACCAGGGTCGTGCCGACAAAGGTCGTCCCCAGGCCGGTGAGCTCCGCAATCTCGGCGCTGGCCCCCACCATCAGCGGCGTGACGGCCGTCAGCGCCAAGGCGGCGATCCCGAATCCGATCAACCCCCGCCGCAGAGATGGCGTCCCCTCCGGCACGGCCGGCTCCTCCGATCCGGGGAGCTCGCGGCGGGGTTGACTGGCGCGGATCAGCCAGACGCCGACCCCGTACGCCAGCAGAATGGCCACGCTGTCGAGGCCGATCCAGCCGACGCGGACCTCGATATCCGCCAGGATGAAGAACACCACCAAGCTGATCAGGAACATCGTCACGCTGCCGGTGAGCGCGTGTTTCAACGCCGCCTTGCGCAGAATCCGGTCCTTGCGGTGCAGAAGGTCCAGGATCGCGAGCAGGAGCATGTTGAACAT
Above is a window of Anaerolineales bacterium DNA encoding:
- a CDS encoding sodium:calcium antiporter encodes the protein MVWITFIVTSILIVIAAHWLAKYGDVIAVRTRLGGMFIGMLLLAGATSLPEVLTTVSSLAQGVPNLAAGNLLGSNMFNMLLLAILDLLHRKDRILRKAALKHALTGSVTMFLISLVVFFILADIEVRVGWIGLDSVAILLAYGVGVWLIRASQPRRELPGSEEPAVPEGTPSLRRGLIGFGIAALALTAVTPLMVGASAEIAELTGLGTTFVGTTLVALVTSLPELVTTVAAVRIGSDDMAIGNLFGSNMFNMMAVGLTDVFYLQGRFLGVIDPAFLLVGMLGLLMTGLGLIGNLARLERRVFYIEMDALALMLLYIAGLVFLYSRGIAH